The following proteins come from a genomic window of Bradyrhizobium paxllaeri:
- a CDS encoding ABC transporter ATP-binding protein codes for MTQAQLAQGNSPLLAVRDVSVVFGGIIALNGVTFNMHKGNILGLIGPNGAGKTTLFNCLSRLYQPSSGDILMEGASILTRPAHKIAEIGIGRTFQNVALFPNLSVLDNVRVGCHSRTSSDIVSDSLKLAWVRRSEADVNRKVHEILAYLDLEEVGHTVVSGLPFGTQKRVELARALAADPKILLLDEPAGGLNHEEVYVLGDLIKKLRDERHLTVLLVEHHMGLVMSIADHVVALNFGRKLAEGTPAQVQADPDVIKAYLGSKDQ; via the coding sequence ATGACGCAGGCACAGCTCGCGCAGGGCAATTCGCCCCTGCTCGCGGTTCGCGACGTCAGCGTCGTGTTCGGCGGCATCATCGCGCTCAACGGCGTGACCTTTAACATGCACAAGGGAAATATCCTTGGGCTGATCGGACCGAACGGCGCCGGCAAGACGACACTGTTCAACTGTCTCTCCCGGCTCTATCAGCCGTCTTCCGGTGATATCCTGATGGAAGGCGCCAGCATCCTGACGCGCCCGGCGCACAAGATCGCCGAGATCGGCATCGGCCGCACCTTCCAGAACGTCGCGCTGTTTCCCAACCTTTCGGTGCTCGACAATGTCCGCGTCGGCTGCCATTCGCGCACGTCGAGCGACATCGTCTCGGACTCGCTGAAGCTCGCCTGGGTTCGCCGCAGCGAAGCCGACGTCAACAGGAAGGTCCACGAGATCCTCGCCTATCTCGATCTCGAGGAGGTCGGCCACACCGTGGTGTCGGGGCTGCCGTTCGGCACCCAGAAGCGTGTCGAGCTGGCGCGCGCGCTCGCCGCCGACCCGAAGATCCTGCTGCTTGACGAGCCCGCCGGCGGCCTCAACCACGAGGAAGTCTATGTGCTCGGCGATTTGATCAAGAAGCTTCGCGACGAGCGGCATCTCACCGTGCTGCTGGTCGAGCATCATATGGGTCTGGTGATGTCGATCGCCGACCACGTCGTCGCGCTTAACTTCGGCCGCAAGCTCGCCGAGGGAACGCCGGCCCAGGTCCAGGCCGATCCGGATGTCATCAAAGCCTATCTGGGGAGCAAGGACCAATGA
- a CDS encoding ABC transporter ATP-binding protein: MTAMLNVKDLRAYYGQVQALHGLTFALNEGSLTTLLGANGAGKTTTLRAICNMVRSTGAIEFEGKPLSGKSTENVVRLGIAHVPQGRGTFTTMTVEENLQLGAITRTDKKNIVADIERMYEHFPVLKERHTQQAGTLSGGEQQMLAVARALMLRPRLMLLDEPSFGLAPLIVRELFKILGKINREDKVTILVVEQNAQLALELADQAYVIETGKIVMSGNAKEIASNEDVRKSYLGY; the protein is encoded by the coding sequence ATGACCGCGATGCTCAACGTCAAGGACCTGCGCGCCTATTACGGCCAGGTCCAGGCTCTTCACGGCCTCACCTTTGCGCTCAACGAGGGTTCGCTGACCACGCTGCTGGGCGCCAACGGCGCCGGCAAGACCACCACCTTGCGGGCGATCTGCAACATGGTGCGCTCGACCGGCGCGATCGAGTTCGAGGGCAAGCCGCTGTCCGGCAAGTCCACCGAAAACGTCGTCCGGCTCGGCATTGCGCATGTGCCGCAGGGCCGCGGCACCTTCACCACCATGACGGTGGAGGAGAACCTGCAGCTCGGGGCCATCACCCGCACCGACAAGAAGAACATCGTCGCCGATATCGAGCGCATGTATGAGCACTTCCCGGTGCTCAAGGAGCGCCACACCCAGCAGGCCGGCACGCTGTCGGGCGGCGAGCAGCAGATGCTCGCGGTCGCGCGCGCGCTGATGCTGCGTCCGCGGCTGATGCTGCTGGACGAGCCGTCCTTCGGCCTGGCGCCGCTGATCGTGCGCGAGCTGTTCAAGATTCTCGGCAAGATCAACCGCGAGGACAAGGTCACCATTCTGGTGGTCGAGCAGAACGCGCAACTGGCGCTGGAACTCGCCGACCAGGCCTATGTGATCGAAACCGGGAAGATAGTGATGTCGGGGAACGCGAAGGAAATCGCGAGCAACGAAGACGTCCGCAAATCCTATCTCGGCTACTGA
- a CDS encoding ABC transporter substrate-binding protein, which yields MSTMKKLAVASAAFGLLAASSSGVLAQKKYDPGASDTEIKIGNIMPYSGPASAYGVIGKTEEAYFRKINAEGGINGRKINFISYDDAYSPPKTVEQARKLVESDEVLLVFNPLGTPPNTAIQKYLNSKKVPQLFVATGATKWNDPKGFPWTMGWQPNYQSETQIYAKYILKSKPDAKIGILYQNDDYGKDYLKGFKDGLGAKAASMIVLEESYEVSEPTIDSHIVKLKATGADVFINITTPKFAAQAIKKNAEIGWKPLHFLNNVSASIGSVIKPAGMENAQDIISSQYLKDPTDAQWKDDAGMKAWNEFLDKYYPEANRADASVMFGYTVAQGLVHVLKAAGDNLTRANVMKQAASIKDLELGGLLPGIKVNTSATDFAPISSVQLIKFKGETWERFGEILSGDAGG from the coding sequence ATGTCCACAATGAAAAAACTTGCGGTTGCTTCGGCCGCGTTTGGACTACTCGCCGCATCTTCGAGCGGCGTTCTCGCGCAGAAGAAGTATGATCCCGGCGCCAGCGATACCGAGATCAAGATCGGCAACATCATGCCCTACAGCGGTCCGGCTTCCGCCTATGGCGTGATCGGCAAGACCGAGGAAGCCTACTTCAGGAAGATCAATGCCGAGGGCGGCATCAACGGCCGCAAGATCAACTTCATCAGCTATGACGACGCCTATAGCCCGCCGAAGACGGTGGAGCAGGCGCGCAAGCTGGTCGAGAGCGACGAAGTGCTGCTGGTCTTCAATCCGCTCGGCACGCCGCCGAACACCGCGATCCAGAAATATCTCAACAGCAAGAAGGTGCCGCAACTGTTCGTCGCCACCGGCGCCACCAAGTGGAACGATCCCAAGGGCTTCCCCTGGACGATGGGCTGGCAGCCCAACTACCAGAGCGAAACCCAGATCTATGCGAAGTACATTCTGAAGAGCAAGCCGGACGCCAAGATCGGCATCCTCTACCAGAACGACGACTACGGTAAGGACTATCTGAAGGGCTTCAAGGACGGTCTCGGCGCCAAGGCCGCGTCGATGATCGTGCTGGAGGAAAGCTACGAAGTCTCCGAACCGACCATCGACTCCCACATCGTCAAGCTGAAGGCGACCGGCGCCGACGTGTTCATCAACATCACCACGCCGAAATTCGCGGCGCAGGCGATCAAGAAGAACGCGGAGATCGGCTGGAAGCCGCTGCACTTCCTCAACAACGTCTCGGCCTCGATCGGCAGCGTCATCAAGCCCGCCGGCATGGAGAACGCGCAGGACATCATCTCCTCGCAGTATCTGAAGGATCCGACGGATGCGCAGTGGAAGGACGATGCCGGGATGAAGGCGTGGAACGAGTTCCTGGACAAGTACTATCCGGAAGCCAACCGCGCCGACGCCTCGGTGATGTTCGGCTACACCGTGGCGCAGGGCCTTGTGCACGTGCTGAAAGCCGCCGGCGACAATCTCACGCGCGCGAACGTGATGAAGCAGGCCGCCAGCATCAAGGATCTCGAACTCGGCGGGCTGCTGCCGGGCATCAAGGTCAACACGTCAGCGACCGACTTCGCCCCGATCTCGTCGGTGCAACTGATCAAGTTCAAGGGCGAGACCTGGGAACGCTTCGGCGAAATCCTCTCGGGCGACGCCGGCGGCTAG
- a CDS encoding branched-chain amino acid ABC transporter permease: MELFTNQVLAGIATGAIYACMALAVVMIYQAIDHLNFAQGEMAMFSTFISWQLMQWGVPYWWSFILTLAISFAGGILIERLLFKPLAKAPVLTNVAGFIALFAIVNSVAGLIWDFTIKQYPTPFGSAPFLGSQLISTHQAGMVGVTLLMLVGLYLFFQFTRIGLAMRAAAALPESARLVGVNTSWMIALGWGMASAIGAVAGILIAPVVFLEPNMMGGVLVYGFAAAVLGGLSSPLGAVIGGFLVGVFENLAGTYIPGVGNELKLPIALALIITVLVFKPAGLFGRAIVKRV, encoded by the coding sequence ATGGAGCTGTTTACCAACCAAGTCCTGGCCGGGATCGCCACGGGCGCGATCTATGCCTGTATGGCGCTCGCGGTGGTCATGATCTACCAGGCGATCGACCACCTGAATTTCGCCCAGGGCGAAATGGCGATGTTCTCGACCTTCATCTCCTGGCAATTGATGCAGTGGGGCGTGCCCTATTGGTGGTCGTTCATACTCACGCTGGCGATCTCGTTCGCCGGCGGCATCCTCATCGAGCGGCTGCTGTTCAAGCCGCTCGCCAAGGCGCCGGTGCTGACCAACGTCGCCGGTTTCATCGCGCTGTTTGCGATCGTCAACTCGGTGGCCGGACTGATCTGGGATTTCACCATCAAGCAGTATCCGACCCCGTTCGGCTCCGCGCCGTTCCTCGGCAGCCAGTTGATCTCGACCCACCAGGCCGGGATGGTCGGCGTCACACTCTTGATGCTGGTCGGACTCTACCTGTTCTTCCAGTTCACCCGGATCGGCCTTGCGATGCGCGCCGCGGCGGCGTTGCCGGAATCGGCGCGCCTGGTCGGCGTCAATACCTCCTGGATGATTGCGCTCGGCTGGGGCATGGCCTCCGCGATCGGCGCCGTCGCCGGCATCCTGATCGCACCGGTCGTGTTCCTCGAACCGAACATGATGGGCGGCGTTCTGGTTTACGGCTTTGCCGCCGCCGTGCTCGGCGGCCTTTCCTCGCCGCTTGGCGCCGTCATCGGCGGCTTCCTGGTCGGCGTCTTCGAGAACCTCGCCGGCACCTATATCCCCGGCGTCGGCAATGAACTGAAACTTCCGATCGCGCTTGCGCTGATCATCACCGTCCTGGTCTTCAAACCTGCCGGTCTGTTCGGCCGAGCCATCGTCAAGCGAGTCTGA
- a CDS encoding ABC transporter substrate-binding protein, translating to MLAINLRLGAFSAALALLAATSSDALAQKKYDTGATDTEIKIGNIMPYSGPASAYGVIGKTEEAYFRKINAEGGINGRKINFVSYDDAYSPPKTVEQVRKLVESDEVLLVFNSLGTPPNTAIQKYLNSKKVPQLFVATGATKWNDPKEFPWTMGWQPNYQSESQIYAKYILKNHPNAKIGILYQNDDYGKDYLKGFKDGLGAKASMIVLEESYEVSQPTIDSHIVKLKSSGADVFFNITTPKFAAQAIKKNAEIGWKPLHFLNNVSGSIGSVMKPAGFENGQDIISSQYFKDPTDAQWKNDAAMKAWNEFLDKYYPEANRADASVMYAYIVAQGLVHVLKACGDDLTRANVMKQAASIKDFEPGGLLPGIKVNTSATDFAPLSQLQLIRFKGENWERFGEILSGDVGG from the coding sequence ATGCTCGCCATCAACTTGCGCTTGGGAGCCTTTTCGGCGGCCCTCGCATTGCTTGCTGCGACCAGCAGCGACGCGCTTGCGCAGAAGAAATACGACACCGGCGCCACCGATACCGAAATCAAGATCGGCAACATCATGCCCTACAGCGGACCCGCTTCCGCCTACGGCGTGATCGGCAAGACCGAGGAAGCCTATTTCAGGAAGATCAACGCCGAGGGCGGCATCAACGGTCGCAAGATCAACTTCGTCAGTTATGACGACGCCTACTCTCCGCCGAAGACGGTGGAACAGGTGCGCAAGCTGGTCGAGAGCGATGAAGTCTTGCTCGTGTTCAATTCACTGGGCACCCCGCCGAACACCGCGATCCAGAAATACCTGAACTCGAAGAAGGTGCCGCAACTGTTCGTCGCGACCGGCGCAACCAAGTGGAACGACCCCAAGGAATTTCCCTGGACCATGGGCTGGCAGCCCAACTACCAGAGCGAGTCGCAGATCTACGCCAAGTACATCCTGAAGAACCATCCGAACGCCAAGATCGGCATCCTCTATCAGAACGACGATTACGGTAAGGACTACCTGAAGGGCTTCAAGGACGGACTTGGCGCCAAGGCATCGATGATCGTCCTGGAGGAGAGTTATGAGGTCTCGCAACCGACGATCGACTCCCACATCGTCAAGCTGAAGTCGTCCGGCGCCGACGTCTTCTTCAACATCACCACGCCGAAGTTCGCGGCGCAGGCGATCAAGAAGAACGCGGAGATCGGCTGGAAGCCGCTGCACTTCCTCAACAACGTCTCGGGCTCTATCGGCAGCGTGATGAAGCCGGCCGGCTTCGAGAATGGACAGGACATCATCTCGTCGCAATACTTCAAGGATCCGACCGACGCGCAATGGAAGAACGATGCCGCGATGAAGGCATGGAACGAGTTCCTGGATAAGTATTATCCGGAAGCTAACCGGGCCGATGCGTCGGTGATGTACGCCTATATCGTCGCACAAGGCTTGGTGCACGTGCTAAAGGCCTGCGGCGACGATCTGACCCGCGCAAACGTCATGAAGCAGGCGGCCAGCATCAAGGACTTTGAGCCCGGCGGTCTGCTGCCTGGGATTAAGGTCAACACGTCAGCGACCGATTTTGCTCCGCTCTCGCAATTGCAATTGATAAGGTTCAAGGGCGAGAACTGGGAGCGTTTCGGCGAAATTCTCTCGGGCGACGTCGGAGGCTAG
- a CDS encoding branched-chain amino acid ABC transporter permease, with translation MSAAAEDTVTEAPAVEAVPKRAMTLGTGTSLVILAALLVTPVFVKNFVVFQMTMVMIYGIAVLALNILTGGSGQFSLGQSAFYALGAYTSAVLMENFNVNYALTLPIAGLVSFGAGYLFGKPALRLSGIYLALATFALAVAMPQLLKLHFLEHWTGGVQGLTVMKPDAPFGLPIGQDKWLYYFTLAIALAIYIGSVNLLRSRSGRAFMSIRDNEIAASAMGVDVAQYKTLAFGVSAGITGIAGGLSAIVVAFVAPDSYTINLAIALFLGMVVGGVGWLPGSFVGAAFIIFVPNIAESISKGLSGAVFGVLLFLVIFLVPHGARQVAMVAQQMLGNLRKN, from the coding sequence ATGAGCGCCGCTGCAGAAGACACTGTTACAGAAGCCCCGGCCGTCGAGGCCGTTCCGAAGCGCGCCATGACGCTGGGTACCGGCACCTCGCTGGTGATCCTGGCGGCACTGCTCGTCACCCCGGTGTTCGTGAAGAACTTCGTCGTGTTCCAGATGACGATGGTCATGATCTACGGGATCGCGGTGCTGGCGCTCAACATCCTGACCGGCGGCAGCGGGCAGTTTTCGCTCGGCCAGAGCGCGTTCTACGCGCTCGGCGCCTATACGTCGGCGGTCCTGATGGAAAACTTCAACGTGAATTACGCGTTGACGCTGCCGATCGCGGGGCTTGTCTCGTTCGGCGCCGGCTACCTGTTCGGCAAACCCGCATTGCGGCTTTCCGGCATCTATCTGGCGCTAGCCACCTTCGCGCTGGCCGTCGCCATGCCGCAACTCCTGAAGCTGCATTTCCTCGAGCATTGGACCGGCGGCGTGCAGGGCCTCACCGTCATGAAACCCGATGCGCCGTTCGGCCTGCCGATCGGACAGGACAAGTGGCTCTATTACTTCACGCTGGCGATCGCGCTGGCGATCTATATCGGGTCGGTCAACCTGCTACGCTCACGCTCGGGCCGCGCCTTCATGTCGATCCGCGACAATGAGATCGCGGCCTCCGCCATGGGCGTCGACGTCGCCCAGTACAAGACGCTCGCCTTCGGCGTGTCCGCGGGCATCACCGGTATCGCCGGCGGGCTCAGCGCCATCGTCGTGGCGTTCGTCGCGCCCGACAGCTACACGATCAACCTAGCCATCGCGCTATTCCTCGGCATGGTGGTCGGCGGTGTCGGCTGGCTGCCGGGCTCGTTCGTCGGCGCCGCCTTCATCATCTTCGTGCCGAACATCGCGGAGAGCATCTCCAAGGGCCTCTCCGGCGCGGTGTTCGGTGTGCTGCTGTTCCTCGTCATCTTCCTCGTGCCGCATGGTGCAAGGCAGGTCGCAATGGTCGCCCAGCAGATGCTCGGCAATCTCAGGAAGAACTGA
- a CDS encoding glycerate kinase type-2 family protein codes for MTDRRSLLRAIFDAAVAAAHPDVVLSAHLRPVPKGKVICLAAGKGAAAMAAAAERHYLDALGLDPSRLAGLATTRHGHGVPTRWIRVIEAGHPVPDEAGLKAADETLRLAAEATADDLLLVLLSGGGSANWIAPADGVSFAQKQQVNRALLRSGAPIGEMNIVRKHLSRIKGGRLARAGQHAAEIVTLAISDVPHDDPSAIASGPTVPDPSTLADARALVAKYNLTVDDAVRRSLEDSRNESCKPGDPAFARAHFEMIAKPKASLDAAIKIAKDAGYEVIALGADLEGEAREVAADHARLALKARSEGKRIAILSGGELTVTVRGNGRGGPNQEYALALADLLKDKPGIVALAADTDGADGGAGSATDPAGAVIDQTTFAKMKSLGLDPAAYLANNDATAFFSATGDLLLTGPTLTNVNDVRVILVDPA; via the coding sequence ATGACCGACCGACGTTCCCTCTTGCGTGCGATCTTCGATGCGGCCGTTGCGGCCGCGCATCCCGACGTCGTGCTGTCGGCGCATCTACGCCCAGTGCCGAAGGGCAAGGTGATCTGCCTCGCCGCCGGCAAGGGCGCGGCGGCGATGGCGGCTGCGGCCGAACGGCACTACCTCGACGCGCTGGGGCTCGATCCGTCGAGGCTGGCCGGCCTTGCCACCACGCGCCATGGCCACGGCGTGCCGACGCGGTGGATCAGGGTGATCGAGGCCGGCCACCCCGTGCCTGACGAAGCCGGGCTGAAGGCCGCCGACGAAACGCTGCGCCTCGCCGCCGAGGCAACCGCGGACGATCTGTTGCTGGTGCTGCTGTCCGGCGGCGGCTCCGCGAACTGGATCGCGCCGGCGGACGGGGTTTCGTTCGCGCAGAAGCAGCAGGTGAACCGCGCGCTGTTGCGTTCGGGCGCACCGATCGGCGAGATGAATATCGTCCGCAAGCATCTGTCGCGAATCAAGGGCGGCCGGCTGGCCCGCGCCGGACAGCACGCCGCCGAAATCGTGACACTCGCGATCTCAGACGTGCCGCACGACGATCCCTCCGCAATCGCATCGGGACCAACGGTGCCCGATCCGAGCACGCTGGCGGACGCCCGCGCGCTGGTGGCGAAGTATAACCTCACGGTTGACGACGCGGTCCGGCGCTCCCTCGAAGATTCCAGGAATGAGAGCTGCAAGCCCGGCGATCCCGCCTTTGCCCGCGCGCACTTCGAAATGATCGCAAAACCGAAGGCTTCGCTCGACGCGGCCATCAAGATCGCGAAGGACGCGGGATATGAGGTCATCGCCCTCGGCGCGGATCTCGAGGGCGAGGCGCGCGAAGTCGCGGCCGACCATGCGCGGCTGGCGCTGAAGGCGCGCAGCGAAGGCAAGCGCATCGCGATCCTGTCGGGCGGCGAACTCACGGTAACCGTGCGCGGCAATGGCCGCGGCGGCCCCAACCAGGAATATGCGCTGGCGCTGGCGGATCTCCTGAAGGACAAGCCCGGCATCGTCGCGCTGGCCGCAGACACCGACGGTGCCGACGGCGGCGCCGGCAGCGCAACCGATCCGGCCGGCGCCGTGATCGATCAGACGACGTTTGCGAAGATGAAATCGCTCGGTCTCGATCCCGCGGCCTATCTCGCCAACAACGATGCCACCGCGTTCTTTTCGGCCACCGGCGATCTCCTGCTGACCGGCCCGACGCTCACCAACGTCAATGACGTCAGGGTGATCCTGGTGGACCCCGCTTAG
- a CDS encoding sensor domain-containing protein, with translation MTDHGQITASRSAQSSARLEEAINHLSFGIVIFDDKREVVFCNERYREMYGLSPEQVKPGTPTHELIRHRLNLGLKVQVAVDDYIRERVGRDIALDTTVQEFTDGRFIAYTVYPIPGGGGMATHEDITEREELNARLKKQYELGRQQEETLRIRNFQFDTAINNMSQGLCFFDSDHRLIVCNDRFVEMYDIAPERVSPGMSLVEIVDLRFEAGSFPAMTRDEYLQWRTNVAVSNVAKDSIVELMNGRTFKIRHRPMPGGGWVATHEDITEQRQSEVKIEYMAHHDALTDLANRVLLNERLEYALGRIQHGEMVAVHHLDLDQFKAVNDTFGHPGGDKLLRIVAERLRGLVGVADTIARMGGDEFVIVQAAIADPADATSLAQAVIDTLSEPYDIDGQQAVIGVSIGISVGPGDGSNPDKLLRNADLALYRAKSDGRGTFRFFEPAMDLQMQTRRIMEQDLRRALPGGEFELYYQPVVNLASKEISGFEALIRWNHPIKGMISPASFIPLAEEIGFIVPMGEWVIRQACATAAQWPDHLHVAVNISAIQFRSPGMMQVIIGALAASGLAPTRLEIEITESVLLHNKEATLALLHQLRELGIRIAMDDFGTGYSSLTYLQSFPFDKIKIDRSFVKNITEDSSSLNIVRAVAALANGMGMTATAEGVETAEQLHSIASEGCTEMQGFLFSKPLPAAEIERQFLSGRGPREAQGRIVAA, from the coding sequence ATGACGGATCACGGCCAGATCACCGCCTCGCGGTCGGCGCAATCGAGTGCGCGGCTCGAAGAGGCGATCAACCATTTGTCGTTTGGAATCGTCATCTTCGACGACAAGCGCGAAGTCGTTTTCTGCAATGAGCGCTACAGGGAGATGTACGGGCTCTCGCCTGAACAGGTGAAGCCGGGAACACCGACCCATGAACTGATCCGGCACCGGCTCAATCTCGGCCTGAAGGTGCAGGTCGCGGTCGATGACTATATCCGCGAGCGCGTCGGCCGCGACATCGCGCTCGACACCACGGTGCAGGAGTTCACCGACGGCCGGTTCATCGCCTACACCGTCTATCCGATACCTGGCGGCGGTGGGATGGCGACCCACGAGGACATCACCGAGCGCGAAGAGCTCAATGCCCGGCTGAAGAAACAATACGAACTCGGCAGGCAGCAGGAAGAAACCCTGCGCATCAGAAACTTCCAGTTCGACACCGCGATCAACAACATGTCGCAGGGGCTGTGCTTCTTCGATTCCGACCACCGCCTGATCGTCTGCAACGATCGCTTTGTCGAGATGTATGATATCGCGCCCGAGCGCGTCAGCCCCGGCATGTCGCTGGTCGAGATCGTAGACCTGCGCTTCGAAGCCGGCAGCTTCCCCGCCATGACGCGGGACGAATATCTGCAGTGGCGCACCAATGTGGCGGTTTCCAACGTCGCGAAAGACAGCATCGTCGAACTGATGAACGGCCGCACCTTCAAGATCCGCCATCGTCCGATGCCCGGCGGCGGCTGGGTCGCGACGCATGAGGACATCACCGAGCAGCGCCAGTCCGAGGTCAAGATCGAATACATGGCGCATCACGACGCGCTGACCGACCTTGCCAACCGCGTGCTGCTGAACGAGCGGCTCGAATATGCGCTGGGCAGGATTCAGCACGGTGAAATGGTCGCCGTCCATCATCTCGACCTCGATCAGTTCAAGGCCGTAAACGACACGTTTGGTCATCCCGGCGGCGACAAGTTGCTCAGGATCGTCGCCGAGCGGCTGCGCGGACTCGTCGGCGTGGCCGACACGATCGCGCGGATGGGAGGCGATGAGTTCGTGATCGTGCAGGCCGCGATCGCTGATCCCGCCGACGCCACTTCGCTGGCGCAGGCCGTCATCGATACGCTGAGCGAGCCCTATGACATCGACGGCCAGCAGGCCGTGATCGGCGTCAGCATCGGTATTTCCGTCGGCCCCGGCGACGGTTCGAACCCCGACAAATTGCTGCGCAATGCCGACCTGGCGCTCTATCGCGCCAAGAGCGACGGCCGCGGCACGTTCCGTTTCTTCGAGCCTGCGATGGACCTGCAGATGCAGACCCGCCGCATCATGGAGCAGGATCTGCGCCGGGCGCTGCCGGGAGGCGAGTTCGAACTGTACTATCAGCCGGTCGTCAACCTCGCGAGCAAGGAAATCAGCGGCTTCGAGGCCTTGATACGATGGAATCATCCGATCAAGGGAATGATCTCGCCTGCCAGCTTTATCCCGCTGGCCGAGGAGATCGGCTTCATCGTTCCAATGGGCGAATGGGTGATCAGACAGGCCTGCGCCACCGCCGCGCAATGGCCCGACCACCTTCACGTCGCCGTCAATATTTCGGCGATCCAGTTTCGCAGTCCCGGCATGATGCAGGTAATCATCGGCGCGCTCGCCGCTTCCGGCCTTGCGCCGACGCGGCTCGAGATCGAAATCACCGAGAGCGTATTGCTCCACAACAAGGAAGCGACGCTCGCGCTGCTGCATCAGCTGCGCGAACTCGGAATCCGGATCGCCATGGACGATTTCGGTACCGGCTATTCGTCGCTGACCTACCTGCAGAGCTTTCCGTTCGACAAGATCAAGATCGACCGTTCGTTCGTCAAGAACATCACCGAGGATTCGAGCTCGCTCAACATCGTGCGGGCTGTTGCGGCGCTCGCCAATGGCATGGGCATGACGGCCACCGCCGAGGGCGTCGAAACCGCGGAGCAGCTCCACAGCATCGCATCCGAGGGATGCACGGAGATGCAGGGTTTCCTGTTCAGCAAGCCACTTCCCGCCGCCGAGATCGAGCGGCAGTTCCTGTCGGGCCGCGGCCCGCGCGAGGCTCAGGGCCGCATCGTCGCGGCTTGA
- a CDS encoding IclR family transcriptional regulator, with product MKRPGKKVATDRSFVVALSRGLDVLRAFHPNDGLLGNQELAARTNLPKPTISRLTYTLTKLGYLTPVPRFEKYQLAPSAMALGYAALANLGVRHLSEPYREALMRETGGAVAVGGRDRHSMIYFGQSRTGLLGVQLDVGSHVPIATTAMGRAYIWALPDDERASLLRELRDHYGNRWSKMRDGIERAGEMLARRGFTISAGEWQEDVHAVGVPLKLSDGTGPYAFNCGAPAFRFTEDRLVNDIGPRLVTMVRNIETALGGAAPQSKKTENKKPKAGGRVARLAEGIR from the coding sequence ATGAAGCGTCCAGGGAAGAAAGTGGCGACTGATCGCAGCTTCGTCGTCGCACTTTCCCGCGGACTGGATGTATTGCGCGCATTTCATCCCAACGACGGACTTCTCGGCAATCAAGAACTTGCCGCCCGTACCAATCTGCCGAAGCCAACCATTTCCCGGCTGACCTACACCCTGACCAAGCTCGGTTATCTTACACCCGTTCCCCGGTTCGAGAAGTATCAGCTCGCGCCATCAGCCATGGCGCTGGGGTATGCCGCGCTCGCCAATCTCGGTGTTCGGCATTTGTCCGAGCCCTATCGCGAAGCGCTGATGCGCGAGACCGGCGGCGCCGTCGCGGTCGGCGGGCGCGACCGTCACAGCATGATCTATTTCGGGCAGAGCCGCACCGGCCTGCTCGGTGTGCAGCTTGACGTCGGCTCGCACGTGCCGATCGCGACCACCGCGATGGGACGCGCCTATATCTGGGCCCTGCCCGACGACGAACGCGCTTCGTTATTGCGCGAACTGCGCGACCATTACGGCAATCGCTGGTCCAAAATGCGCGACGGCATCGAACGCGCGGGCGAAATGCTCGCGCGCCGCGGCTTCACCATCTCCGCCGGCGAATGGCAGGAGGACGTGCACGCGGTCGGCGTGCCGCTGAAGCTCAGCGACGGAACCGGACCATATGCCTTCAATTGCGGCGCGCCCGCTTTCCGTTTCACGGAAGATCGCCTGGTCAACGACATTGGACCTCGCCTTGTCACGATGGTAAGGAACATCGAGACGGCGCTGGGCGGCGCAGCACCGCAATCAAAAAAAACAGAAAACAAAAAACCCAAAGCAGGAGGAAGAGTTGCACGTTTGGCCGAGGGGATCAGATAG